The Spirosoma radiotolerans genome has a window encoding:
- the murB gene encoding UDP-N-acetylmuramate dehydrogenase — protein sequence MLNIQSHVSLKPYNTFGINANARYWVEVNSEEDLQTVLQLNDFLNQPKLILGGGSNVLLCHDFDGLVVKVNIQGIDVIRDDDDHVYITAGAGVNWHELVLFCVSHGYAGLENLSLIPGTVGAAPMQNIGAYGVELEQVFESLTAIHTLTSEKKTFTHADCAFGYRESVFKRELKGQYIITSVTFQVDKRPTFHTRYGAIQETLTEMGVTDETLSIKAISDAVIRIRRSKLPDPTQIGNAGSFFKNPEIPKDQFESLKATYPTLPGYPVGDDVVKVPAGWLIEQAGWKGYRSGDAGVHAKQALVLVNYDKATGDEIMALARKVQQSVLEKFGVPISPEVNVI from the coding sequence ATGTTGAACATACAAAGTCACGTATCGCTCAAACCATACAACACGTTTGGAATTAATGCCAACGCACGGTATTGGGTTGAAGTTAATAGTGAGGAAGACCTTCAGACGGTACTTCAATTGAATGACTTTCTTAATCAACCTAAATTAATCCTCGGTGGTGGCAGTAATGTGTTATTATGCCATGACTTCGACGGGTTGGTTGTTAAAGTTAATATTCAGGGTATTGATGTCATACGCGACGACGACGATCATGTTTACATAACGGCTGGCGCGGGGGTCAATTGGCACGAACTGGTTCTGTTTTGCGTTAGCCATGGCTACGCAGGCCTGGAAAACCTGTCGCTCATACCCGGCACTGTGGGAGCCGCCCCTATGCAGAACATCGGTGCTTACGGTGTTGAGCTGGAGCAGGTATTCGAGTCGCTCACGGCCATCCATACGCTCACCAGCGAAAAGAAAACCTTTACCCATGCCGACTGCGCCTTTGGTTATCGGGAGAGCGTTTTCAAGCGGGAATTAAAAGGCCAGTACATCATTACCAGCGTTACGTTTCAGGTAGACAAGCGGCCAACCTTTCATACACGCTATGGCGCTATTCAGGAAACGCTGACCGAAATGGGCGTAACGGACGAAACCTTATCCATTAAGGCAATCAGCGACGCCGTTATCCGAATTCGACGCAGCAAACTACCTGACCCAACTCAAATTGGGAATGCGGGAAGTTTTTTCAAAAATCCTGAAATTCCCAAAGATCAGTTCGAGAGCCTGAAAGCAACGTATCCAACCTTGCCGGGCTATCCCGTAGGCGACGATGTGGTGAAAGTACCGGCGGGTTGGCTAATCGAGCAGGCTGGCTGGAAAGGGTACCGCTCGGGCGATGCGGGGGTTCATGCCAAGCAGGCTCTGGTACTGGTCAACTATGACAAGGCTACCGGTGATGAAATTATGGCCCTGGCCCGGAAGGTTCAGCAGTCTGTACTGGAGAAATTTGGCGTACCGATTTCCCCGGAAGTAAATGTCATTTAA
- a CDS encoding SPOR domain-containing protein — translation MRCRFAESIAFSLLLMTGCATSRSVTTAVDYNSYNEDLSSVRPVYNPTATAIPTNAPPPAPTPAPAPRKTETRKPGAPVEALHINRRLDMVLDTIATQNRSIRYAPGFRIQVYVGTQRKEVDAARLLISQEFPELSPYLSYNQPTYKLKVGDFMRRMDAERYYASIRRLIESAQLQPDKVDIRRSLLIK, via the coding sequence ATGCGTTGCCGATTTGCGGAAAGTATTGCGTTTAGTTTGTTGCTCATGACGGGTTGTGCCACTAGCCGCTCGGTTACAACGGCTGTTGATTACAATAGTTACAACGAAGATCTATCGTCGGTACGTCCCGTCTATAACCCGACAGCAACCGCTATTCCAACCAATGCACCACCACCGGCGCCAACCCCTGCACCAGCCCCTCGCAAAACAGAGACGCGTAAGCCAGGCGCCCCCGTAGAAGCTCTGCACATCAACCGGCGGCTCGATATGGTACTCGATACAATTGCTACACAAAACCGCTCGATACGATATGCGCCCGGCTTTCGTATTCAGGTTTATGTAGGTACGCAGCGAAAAGAGGTTGATGCTGCCCGATTGCTTATTTCACAGGAATTCCCCGAGTTAAGCCCTTACCTGAGTTATAATCAGCCAACCTATAAGCTTAAAGTAGGCGACTTCATGCGCCGAATGGATGCCGAACGATACTATGCATCGATACGGCGCCTGATCGAATCGGCCCAACTGCAACCCGACAAAGTAGATATTCGCCGTAGCCTGTTAATAAAATAA
- the gmd gene encoding GDP-mannose 4,6-dehydratase: MKKALVTGITGQDGAYLTQLLLEKGYEVHGIKRRSSLFNTQRIDHLYEDPHEKNVHLKLHYGDLSDSTNIIRIIQEVQPDEIYNLGAMSHVRVSFDEPEYTAQVDGIGTLRILEAVRLLGLTEKTRIYQASTSELYGGVQGHAQSETTPFYPRSPYAVAKLYGYWITVNYREAYNMYACNGILFNHESPLRGETFVTRKITRAVARIGLGLQDKVYLGNLDSLRDWGHAKDYVEAMYLILQQEKPEDFVIATGVTTSVRDFVRMSFSEIGVELAFTGEGVNEVGTVVSSTNPDFPVEVGQAVVCVDPRYFRPTEVDLLLGDPTKAMSKLNWKPKYDLPALVKDMMTSDINLFRRDQLLASSGHQVLNYFE, encoded by the coding sequence ATGAAAAAAGCATTAGTTACCGGAATTACCGGACAGGATGGAGCTTATCTAACTCAATTGCTGTTAGAAAAAGGATATGAAGTTCATGGCATTAAGCGCCGGAGCTCGCTTTTCAACACGCAGCGCATTGACCATCTGTACGAAGATCCACACGAAAAAAACGTACACCTAAAGCTTCATTACGGCGACCTGTCCGATTCGACCAATATAATCCGCATTATTCAGGAAGTTCAGCCGGACGAAATCTATAACCTAGGCGCTATGTCGCATGTACGGGTTAGTTTCGATGAGCCGGAATACACGGCTCAGGTAGATGGAATTGGTACACTGCGTATACTGGAAGCAGTTCGGCTGCTCGGTCTGACAGAAAAAACCCGTATTTATCAGGCATCAACGTCTGAACTTTACGGAGGTGTTCAGGGACACGCTCAATCAGAAACGACGCCATTTTATCCTCGCTCGCCCTATGCCGTTGCTAAATTGTATGGCTATTGGATTACGGTAAACTACCGTGAAGCCTACAATATGTATGCTTGTAACGGTATTCTGTTCAACCACGAATCGCCACTGCGGGGCGAAACGTTCGTAACACGTAAAATTACGCGGGCTGTAGCGCGTATTGGCCTTGGCTTACAGGATAAAGTATACCTTGGAAATCTTGACTCGTTGCGCGACTGGGGCCATGCCAAAGACTATGTTGAGGCTATGTACCTAATTCTACAACAGGAAAAACCTGAAGATTTCGTTATTGCAACGGGTGTAACAACCAGCGTGCGGGATTTTGTCCGGATGTCATTCTCGGAGATTGGCGTTGAACTGGCCTTTACTGGCGAAGGCGTCAATGAAGTAGGTACGGTTGTAAGCTCGACCAACCCTGATTTCCCGGTTGAAGTTGGGCAGGCCGTTGTGTGCGTCGATCCTCGTTATTTCCGCCCAACAGAAGTCGACCTGTTGCTGGGTGATCCTACTAAAGCGATGTCAAAACTGAACTGGAAGCCGAAATATGACCTTCCTGCGCTTGTTAAAGACATGATGACGTCTGATATTAACTTGTTCCGTCGGGATCAGCTTCTGGCCAGCAGTGGTCATCAGGTTCTGAATTATTTCGAATAG
- a CDS encoding Do family serine endopeptidase yields the protein MKSNWKLLALMALLSSVVTLAAYNLLGFNNRDVIFNESSPIQTITGRLASMPGNNPSGVPGDFSTAAEAVTPMVVHIRTTMTRTVRQQQVPDIFREFFGDEFGGGSQRQPRRQQGQASGSGVIISKDGYIVTNNHVVQDADEVEVIMTDKRSFKAKVIGTDPLTDLAVIKVDANNLPAITLGDSDALKLGEWVLAVGYPLDLESTVTAGIVSAKGRRIGILDQNISKTDAKPDSPVEAFIQTDAAINPGNSGGALVNLRGELVGINSAIASATGYYSGYGFAVPVSLVKKVSADLLKYGNVQRGYIGILPIELNSTVAKEKGAKIGRGIYVESVVEKGAAEAAGLKKGDVIVKMEGQTLDSDAQMREIIGRRRPGDIVNVTVNRDGTERDFKVELRNRNGGRDVIKKADVTAANTSLNTLGASFEDLSAQDAKQLGITGGVRVKKITDGKLAETDVEEGFIIVKANGKNVKTTKDLQAIMSSVKEGEGLMLIGMYPNSSRMYYYAVPV from the coding sequence ATGAAAAGCAACTGGAAATTATTGGCGTTAATGGCACTCCTGTCGAGTGTTGTAACGTTGGCTGCTTACAACCTGTTGGGCTTCAACAACCGGGATGTAATTTTTAACGAATCGTCGCCAATACAGACGATTACTGGGCGATTAGCCTCCATGCCCGGAAATAACCCAAGTGGTGTTCCCGGCGATTTCTCTACTGCGGCCGAAGCCGTAACACCAATGGTTGTGCACATCCGGACCACCATGACTCGTACAGTACGCCAACAACAGGTTCCTGATATTTTCCGGGAGTTTTTTGGGGATGAGTTCGGTGGTGGTAGCCAGCGGCAGCCACGTCGTCAGCAAGGTCAGGCTTCCGGTTCTGGTGTTATCATCAGCAAGGATGGCTATATCGTTACGAACAACCACGTTGTTCAGGACGCCGATGAAGTAGAAGTCATCATGACCGATAAACGGAGCTTTAAAGCCAAAGTTATTGGCACCGACCCACTAACCGACTTAGCTGTTATTAAAGTAGATGCCAACAACCTGCCAGCTATCACGCTGGGTGATTCCGATGCGTTGAAATTAGGCGAATGGGTATTGGCTGTTGGTTATCCACTCGATCTGGAATCGACCGTTACCGCTGGTATCGTTAGTGCCAAAGGCCGTCGGATTGGTATTTTAGACCAGAATATCAGCAAGACAGATGCGAAGCCTGATTCTCCAGTAGAAGCATTTATTCAAACCGATGCGGCTATCAACCCAGGTAACTCGGGTGGTGCGCTGGTTAACCTGCGTGGCGAATTAGTAGGCATCAACTCAGCTATTGCTTCAGCAACTGGATACTATAGCGGCTATGGTTTCGCAGTACCTGTATCGCTGGTTAAGAAAGTATCGGCTGACTTGCTCAAATATGGTAACGTACAACGCGGCTATATCGGCATTCTGCCAATCGAGCTGAACAGTACAGTAGCTAAAGAAAAAGGCGCTAAAATTGGTCGCGGTATTTATGTTGAGAGCGTTGTCGAAAAAGGCGCTGCTGAAGCCGCTGGCCTGAAAAAAGGCGATGTTATTGTGAAAATGGAAGGACAGACGCTTGATTCTGATGCGCAGATGCGTGAGATCATTGGCCGTCGTCGTCCAGGTGATATTGTTAATGTAACCGTTAACCGGGACGGAACCGAGCGTGACTTTAAAGTTGAGCTACGTAACCGTAATGGTGGACGGGATGTTATCAAGAAAGCCGATGTAACAGCCGCTAACACCTCCTTAAATACACTGGGTGCCAGCTTCGAAGATTTATCGGCACAGGATGCTAAACAACTGGGCATTACCGGTGGCGTTCGGGTGAAGAAAATCACAGATGGCAAACTGGCTGAAACCGACGTAGAAGAAGGATTTATCATTGTAAAAGCAAACGGTAAGAACGTTAAAACAACGAAAGACCTTCAGGCAATCATGTCATCGGTGAAAGAAGGAGAAGGGCTGATGCTTATCGGTATGTACCCTAACAGTTCGCGGATGTACTACTACGCAGTGCCTGTGTAA
- a CDS encoding Hsp20/alpha crystallin family protein → MNPLTRTNNHFPSLIENFFGRDMNDLFNTNGSGVTNVPAVNVVEHHDGFRIEVAAPGLKKEDFKLNLNHNNLTISGYRENQKEEQEKSAERYTRREFSYSSFQRTFTLPTSIDAEHIQATYTDGLLKIEVPKREEAKVKPPRQIEIGG, encoded by the coding sequence ATGAATCCGTTAACGCGCACGAACAACCACTTTCCGTCGTTGATCGAGAATTTTTTCGGACGCGACATGAACGACCTCTTTAACACGAATGGCTCTGGAGTGACAAACGTCCCAGCCGTAAATGTAGTTGAGCACCATGATGGCTTCCGCATTGAAGTCGCTGCTCCCGGCCTTAAAAAAGAAGATTTCAAGCTTAATCTGAACCACAATAACCTCACAATTTCGGGGTATCGGGAGAATCAGAAAGAAGAGCAGGAAAAAAGTGCGGAACGTTATACCCGCCGGGAGTTCAGCTACTCGTCTTTTCAGCGAACGTTTACGTTACCCACCTCAATAGACGCCGAACACATTCAGGCAACCTACACCGATGGGCTTCTAAAAATTGAGGTTCCCAAGCGCGAAGAGGCCAAAGTAAAACCACCCCGGCAAATCGAAATAGGTGGTTAA
- the rnc gene encoding ribonuclease III: MQIALPRSLFNPLDWFRSGNADPRKNLRRSIAHIIGARPSNLGLYQLALRHTSASKATAIEGFRESNERLEYLGDAVLGMVIAEFLFKKYPYKDEGFLTEIRSRIVNRETLNGIARKIGLDQLIEYDGSRTRSLPARTSMYGDALEALVGAVYLDKGFRFSRRFILKDLLAHYDIESVVQNNGNYKSRLIEWAQREGKEIRFEIVSEKGNSHFREFISQVLVDDEPFSTGSGYSKKKAEQAAAEKAFELLALK, encoded by the coding sequence GTGCAAATCGCTCTGCCACGCAGTTTATTCAACCCCCTCGACTGGTTTCGGTCTGGCAACGCTGATCCTCGTAAGAATCTGCGTCGGTCAATCGCCCATATCATTGGTGCACGCCCTTCTAATTTAGGACTTTACCAACTCGCCTTACGCCATACATCGGCGTCGAAAGCGACGGCGATCGAAGGGTTTCGAGAATCGAACGAACGGCTGGAGTATTTAGGCGATGCCGTTTTGGGTATGGTTATCGCCGAGTTCCTTTTTAAAAAATACCCGTACAAAGACGAAGGCTTTTTGACCGAGATCCGCTCACGCATTGTCAACCGCGAGACGCTGAACGGTATTGCCCGAAAAATTGGACTCGATCAGCTTATTGAATACGACGGCAGCCGAACTCGTAGTTTACCGGCCCGCACATCCATGTATGGTGATGCACTCGAAGCGCTGGTTGGAGCGGTGTATTTGGACAAAGGATTTCGGTTCTCCCGCCGGTTTATCCTGAAGGATTTGCTGGCTCATTATGATATTGAGTCTGTTGTTCAAAACAATGGAAACTACAAAAGCCGCCTGATTGAATGGGCGCAACGGGAAGGAAAAGAAATCCGCTTCGAAATCGTATCGGAGAAGGGCAATAGCCATTTTCGCGAGTTTATATCACAAGTACTTGTCGACGACGAGCCTTTCTCAACGGGCAGCGGCTACAGTAAAAAGAAAGCCGAACAGGCTGCCGCCGAGAAAGCTTTTGAGCTGCTAGCGCTTAAATAG
- the fabF gene encoding beta-ketoacyl-ACP synthase II has product MTIKRVVVTGLGALTPIGNDVASYWNSLAAGVSGAGPITKFDASKFRTRFACELKGVDVTQYIPRQEARKMDAFTHYALIATDEAVKDSGVNLDSIDKNKVGVIWGSGIGGLKSFEDEMIDYAKGDGTPRINPFFIVRMIADSASGQISMRYGFRGTNYVTVSACASTNNAIIDAFNYIRLGRLNMCVVGGSEAAVTRAGIGGFNANRALSERNDSPETASRPYDKDRDGFVLGEGAGALILEEYEHAQSRGAKIYAELIGGGMSSDAYHITAPHPEGLGAFLAMEDALRDANIAPDEIDYINTHGTSTPIGDPQELKAIHQLFGEHSFKLNISSTKSMTGHLLGAAGAVEAIAGIKALEHQLVPPTINHVTNDEEIDSRFNLTFNTAQARPITTVMSNAFGFGGHNAIVIFRKLS; this is encoded by the coding sequence ATGACAATCAAGCGAGTAGTAGTGACCGGCCTCGGTGCGTTGACACCAATCGGCAATGATGTAGCCTCTTACTGGAACAGCTTAGCCGCCGGTGTAAGCGGGGCCGGTCCCATTACGAAGTTTGACGCCAGCAAATTTCGCACGCGCTTTGCCTGCGAACTGAAAGGCGTAGACGTTACGCAGTACATTCCTCGTCAGGAAGCCCGCAAAATGGATGCGTTCACGCATTATGCACTTATCGCTACTGACGAAGCCGTAAAGGATTCGGGTGTGAACCTCGATTCGATCGACAAAAATAAGGTCGGTGTTATTTGGGGATCGGGTATTGGCGGCCTCAAATCGTTTGAGGACGAGATGATCGATTACGCCAAAGGAGATGGCACACCCCGCATCAACCCGTTCTTTATTGTCCGCATGATTGCGGATAGCGCATCCGGTCAGATTTCGATGCGCTATGGATTCCGGGGAACCAACTATGTAACGGTTTCGGCTTGTGCTTCCACCAACAATGCCATCATTGATGCGTTCAACTACATTCGGTTGGGCCGCCTTAACATGTGCGTGGTCGGTGGTTCCGAAGCTGCTGTTACCAGAGCCGGTATTGGTGGTTTCAATGCCAACCGGGCCCTGTCTGAGCGCAACGATTCCCCCGAAACAGCCTCACGGCCTTACGATAAGGACCGTGACGGATTTGTGCTGGGCGAAGGAGCCGGGGCGCTTATCCTGGAAGAGTACGAACATGCCCAGTCTCGGGGTGCCAAAATTTACGCTGAACTGATTGGTGGTGGTATGTCATCAGATGCTTACCACATCACAGCCCCTCACCCGGAAGGCTTAGGGGCGTTTCTGGCCATGGAAGATGCGCTTCGGGATGCTAACATTGCACCCGATGAAATTGATTACATCAACACACACGGTACATCGACCCCTATTGGCGATCCACAGGAGCTGAAAGCTATCCACCAACTGTTCGGGGAGCATTCGTTCAAGTTGAACATCAGTTCGACAAAGTCGATGACGGGCCATTTGCTGGGCGCTGCGGGTGCGGTTGAAGCGATTGCCGGTATTAAAGCGCTGGAACACCAACTGGTTCCACCAACGATCAACCACGTCACCAACGATGAGGAAATCGACTCTCGCTTTAATTTAACGTTTAATACGGCACAGGCACGCCCAATCACAACGGTGATGAGCAATGCCTTTGGATTTGGAGGTCACAACGCCATCGTTATTTTCCGTAAACTTAGCTGA
- a CDS encoding acyl carrier protein, translating into MSDIAQKVKNIIVEKLGVEESEVTPEASFTNDLGADSLDTVELIMEFEKEFNLPIPDDEAEKISTVGLAIEYLEKNIGK; encoded by the coding sequence ATGTCGGACATTGCACAGAAAGTAAAGAATATCATTGTTGAAAAATTAGGCGTTGAAGAATCAGAAGTAACGCCTGAGGCAAGCTTCACCAACGATTTAGGGGCCGATTCACTCGACACTGTTGAGTTGATCATGGAATTTGAAAAAGAATTCAACCTGCCTATCCCCGACGACGAGGCTGAAAAAATCTCTACGGTTGGCCTGGCCATCGAATATCTGGAGAAAAATATCGGCAAATAA
- a CDS encoding TIGR01459 family HAD-type hydrolase, producing the protein MQLTDFKTVAAKYKVIFFDAFGVLKNSEGLLPGIEHTFDWLKENGKDFYVLTNDASRSPQELAESYYKQNFYAIPPERIISSGMLAREYLDLKVSSGTVAYLGTEKSAHYLETTGLKTLPISQVDLKDVADINALVLLDDEGFDWNTDLTKTVNLLRKRNIPVIVANTDSTYPVSKTRIAIAIGAVARMIETIVGKQFIQFGKPDAQLFMFAYERLENAPQISKSDVLMVGDTLRTDILGGNKFGLDTVLVLTGNTQPQDAEVLIRSTGIIPTYVCKSVVIR; encoded by the coding sequence ATGCAACTGACTGATTTCAAGACTGTAGCGGCTAAGTATAAAGTGATTTTCTTCGATGCCTTTGGTGTCCTGAAAAATTCGGAAGGCCTCTTACCAGGCATTGAACATACCTTCGATTGGCTCAAAGAAAACGGAAAAGATTTTTACGTTCTCACGAATGATGCTTCGCGCAGTCCACAGGAGTTAGCTGAGTCGTATTATAAGCAAAACTTTTATGCGATCCCGCCAGAACGCATTATTTCGTCAGGCATGCTGGCACGGGAATATTTAGACCTTAAAGTATCTAGTGGTACGGTCGCCTATCTGGGAACGGAAAAATCGGCCCATTACCTCGAAACCACTGGTCTCAAAACACTACCCATCAGCCAGGTCGATTTAAAAGACGTAGCTGATATAAACGCACTGGTTTTGCTCGACGATGAAGGCTTCGACTGGAATACGGACCTGACCAAAACGGTTAATTTGCTCCGAAAGCGCAACATACCAGTCATTGTCGCCAATACCGATTCTACCTACCCAGTATCAAAAACCCGCATTGCCATTGCCATCGGAGCGGTAGCCAGAATGATTGAAACCATTGTAGGAAAGCAGTTTATTCAATTTGGCAAGCCCGACGCACAACTCTTTATGTTTGCCTATGAGCGGTTAGAGAATGCGCCCCAGATTAGTAAGAGCGACGTTTTGATGGTAGGAGACACCCTCCGAACGGATATTCTGGGGGGCAATAAGTTTGGCCTGGACACCGTCCTGGTGCTCACAGGAAACACGCAACCGCAGGATGCCGAGGTTCTTATTCGGAGTACGGGTATCATTCCTACCTACGTTTGCAAGTCAGTTGTAATTCGTTAA
- a CDS encoding SCO family protein, whose amino-acid sequence MWRTVFSGSSVVAIILLLIACGKETSPKLPYYNTPDFSPIFVESASELAEKIPHTISNFSFRDQNGVTISEKDIEGKIHVADFFFTSCGSICPRMTKHMKLVEKAFPANKNVVLLSYSVTPWIDSVSRLKAYSRANNIQSENWHLLTGSKAAIYQLARQSYFAEEELGFTKDSTEFLHTEHFLLVDKQKRIRGIYNGTLELEMQQLIADIQSLLKEN is encoded by the coding sequence ATGTGGCGGACAGTATTTTCAGGAAGTAGCGTAGTAGCGATTATCCTTTTGCTCATTGCCTGCGGGAAGGAAACAAGCCCGAAACTACCGTATTATAATACGCCCGACTTCAGCCCGATTTTTGTTGAATCGGCAAGCGAACTGGCCGAAAAGATTCCGCACACGATCAGCAATTTTTCGTTCAGAGATCAGAATGGCGTTACCATTAGCGAGAAGGATATTGAAGGCAAAATCCATGTGGCTGATTTTTTCTTCACCTCCTGCGGGAGTATATGCCCCCGTATGACCAAGCACATGAAACTAGTCGAAAAGGCTTTTCCGGCTAACAAGAATGTGGTGTTGCTCTCTTACAGTGTAACCCCCTGGATTGACAGCGTTAGCCGCCTTAAGGCCTACAGTCGGGCCAACAACATCCAATCTGAAAACTGGCATCTATTAACAGGTTCTAAAGCCGCTATTTATCAACTAGCGCGCCAGTCGTACTTTGCCGAAGAGGAATTAGGGTTTACTAAAGACAGCACCGAATTTTTGCACACGGAGCATTTCTTACTGGTCGATAAACAGAAACGCATCCGAGGTATTTATAACGGCACACTCGAACTTGAGATGCAGCAGCTTATTGCCGACATACAGAGCTTATTAAAGGAAAACTGA
- a CDS encoding toxin-antitoxin system YwqK family antitoxin — translation MAIMARLVPGRSNKIWWLAGALVACQPSPETPVYFDANKDPIRVSEGITSRKGKPVSGIVFATDAQGDTLFTVPFRDGRENGLARFFYPGRRRQAERLYVNGWKEGTHRGWYSNGRPQFEYHFHNDLFEGSYKEWFPNGKLFRNMHYEKGEESGIQQSWYTTGKVKTNYIIKDNRRYGLLGTKHCKNVADSIFRK, via the coding sequence ATGGCTATTATGGCACGGCTGGTTCCTGGTCGAAGTAACAAAATTTGGTGGCTGGCTGGCGCCCTGGTTGCCTGCCAGCCATCGCCCGAAACGCCCGTTTATTTCGATGCGAATAAGGACCCAATCCGGGTCAGCGAAGGGATTACATCCAGAAAGGGCAAACCCGTTTCGGGGATTGTCTTTGCAACCGATGCTCAGGGCGATACGCTCTTCACCGTGCCTTTTCGGGATGGCAGGGAAAACGGACTGGCTCGTTTTTTTTATCCGGGCAGACGTCGTCAGGCCGAACGACTCTATGTTAATGGCTGGAAAGAAGGAACACACCGAGGCTGGTATTCAAATGGGAGGCCCCAATTTGAATACCATTTTCATAACGATTTATTCGAAGGTAGTTATAAGGAATGGTTTCCGAATGGGAAGCTGTTCAGAAACATGCACTACGAAAAAGGCGAAGAATCGGGCATTCAGCAAAGCTGGTACACAACGGGAAAAGTGAAAACGAACTACATCATCAAAGACAACCGTCGTTATGGGTTGTTGGGCACCAAACACTGCAAAAATGTGGCGGACAGTATTTTCAGGAAGTAG
- a CDS encoding YHYH protein: MNKSPLAVTLSTLALTCSVLAFVSCSKSNDTVSPTTTTGSTSTTTTTGSTSTTTTTSIGTGVADVYKKIYGASQIYVEGDYIVIKSTGLPDHKTPYYKGTQWASSLYVADTRSGFQQNSNTISSFSYTFKIPKNPVVASTHKALGAATIGVAINGVPLFNQYQMEGNLLTPGKDEYVSFDLYGGHPTPFSEYHYHIEPNYLTATKGSSALIGFLLDGFPVYGPVENGKTLTSSDLDVYHGHTTATADYPNGTYHYHTTADAPYINGNGYYGTAGSWSK, from the coding sequence ATGAACAAATCACCACTAGCCGTTACACTGAGCACGCTCGCGCTAACATGCTCAGTACTAGCCTTCGTTTCGTGCTCGAAAAGCAACGATACCGTTTCGCCCACGACAACAACGGGCAGCACCAGCACAACGACAACAACCGGTAGTACGAGCACAACGACTACAACATCCATTGGTACGGGTGTAGCGGACGTTTATAAGAAGATTTATGGAGCGTCTCAAATTTATGTAGAAGGCGATTACATTGTCATCAAGTCAACGGGTTTACCAGATCATAAAACACCTTACTATAAAGGTACTCAGTGGGCATCTAGTCTTTATGTAGCAGATACCCGTTCTGGTTTTCAACAGAACTCGAATACGATTTCTTCATTCAGTTACACCTTTAAGATTCCTAAAAATCCGGTAGTAGCCTCTACGCACAAAGCGCTCGGGGCAGCTACCATTGGCGTTGCTATTAATGGCGTCCCACTTTTTAACCAATACCAGATGGAAGGCAACCTACTAACTCCCGGAAAAGATGAATATGTTTCCTTCGATTTGTATGGCGGCCATCCTACTCCGTTCAGTGAATATCATTACCATATTGAACCAAACTACTTAACAGCTACCAAAGGCAGCAGTGCGTTGATTGGGTTTCTACTGGACGGTTTTCCCGTATACGGTCCGGTCGAGAATGGAAAAACGCTAACCAGTAGCGATCTGGATGTTTACCACGGGCATACTACCGCCACCGCCGATTACCCGAATGGCACTTATCATTATCATACTACCGCCGATGCTCCGTATATCAATGGGAATGGCTATTATGGCACGGCTGGTTCCTGGTCGAAGTAA